Proteins encoded together in one Diabrotica undecimpunctata isolate CICGRU chromosome 3, icDiaUnde3, whole genome shotgun sequence window:
- the LOC140435984 gene encoding SCAN domain-containing protein 3-like yields the protein MKKDEELLKIKDLRLTVEKDVKGKCICLLCHASIAVGKKGNVERHFNSTHPKINTEYPANSSIRKEKVKQLKNQLVRQQSVLLQVSDKTKATTLASYKVSQVIAKKKKPFEDGEYIKECFVEAANCLFEGFKNKYEIMSAINSLQLSARTVTRLVENMSEDVVSQMKTDLQRCIFFSLLFDESTDISDTSQLAIFVRMIFDDFTAKEEFVKIIPLKDRTRGEGIFSSVQDYFISENFPLQKLVGITTDGAPAFTGVHNGFIALCRKDDTFPNFLTYHCIVHQQALCGKFLNADNVMKVVVKLVN from the exons ATGAAGAAAGATGAAGAACTATTGAAGATAAAGGATTTACGGTTGACAGTTGAAAAAGATG TGAAAGGCAAGTGTATATGTTTATTGTGCCACGCAAGTATCGCAGTTGGAAAAAAAGGTAACGTCGAAAGACATTTTAATAGTACTCATCCAAAAATAAACACAGAATATCCCGCCAATAGTAGTATCCGAAAAGAGAAAGTGAAACAGTTGAAAAATCAATTAGTTAGACAGCAGTCTGTATTATTACAAGTCAGCGATAAAACTAAAGCCACCACTCTAGCTTCTTACAAAGTGTCTCAAGTTATTGCCAAAAAGAAGAAACCCTTTGAAGATGGCGAGTACATCAAGGAATGTTTTGTAGAAGCTGCAAACTGCCTATTTGaaggttttaaaaataaatacgaaaTAATGTCGGCTATAAACTCCCTCCAGCTTTCAGCGCGAACCGTAACTAGACTAGTGGAAAATATGTCAGAAGATGTTGTTTCCCAGATGAAGACAGACTTACAGCGATGTATATTCTTCTCCTTACTATTTGACGAGTCCACAGATATTAGTGATACGTCCCAACTAGCCATATTTGTCAGAATGATATTCGATGATTTTACTGCTAAGGAAGAATTTGTTAAAATTATTCCTTTAAAAGATCGGACTCGAGGTGAAGGCATATTTTCTTCCGTTCAAGATTATTTTATCTCTGAAAACTTTCCACTTCAGAAACTGGTTGGCATTACAACTGACGGAGCCCCAGCGTTTACTGGAGTGCATAACGGATTCATTGCCCTTTGCCGCAAAGATGACACGTTTCCAAATTTTTTAACATACCACTGCATCGTGCATCAGCAAGCACTTTGTGGTAAATTTTTAAATGCCGACAATGTTATGAAAGTCGTCGTTAAACTTGTAAACTAA